GCCTTCTACGCCCGGCTCATCAAGCACCTGGAAGCCAAGGGGCGGGGCGCTGCGCTGGTTCAGGACATGGAGGATCTGCGGTGGCTGCGGGTTCTGGAACCCTGGACCGAGGGCTTGAAGGAAGTCGAACCGGATGGGGTTCATGCCTGGATCGACCTGATCCAGAAGGAGGACGCAGAGGCCGCCATGGAGGCCTACGATGCCGCGCCGGACCTGCCCCACCTGGTGGCCGTGATGCTCTCGCTTCGGCCGGACCATCCGCGGGTGGAAGCCTTCTTGAAACTCGCGCAGCAGGCGAGTGCCAGGCCTGGACCAGCCTACGCGACCCTGGTCAGCCACCGCCTGCGGATCCTCTGCGCCCAGAGGCGCATGAAGGCCGCCGAAGCCTTGGCCACAGAAGCGCTGGCCCAACCCGGCGCTGCGAAATGGCCCTCGGCCTTCAACCTCTGGTCCCAGGTGAAGCTGGCCCAAGCAGCTGATCTGAATGCCTTCGCCGCCCAGTTGGGTCGGCGCCTCGCCTCCGTGGATGATGGCGAGTGGAGCCCCTGGAGCGAGCATCCGGATGAGGATCCGAAAGATCGCCGCCTTCTGAAAGCCCTGGATCCGGCGGCGGTGGCCTTGCTGAACCAGCGGATGCCCCTGCGCCTCTGGGAGGGGATCCTGGATGCACCCGCCTTTCCGCAGGAGTTGAAACCTGAGTGGCTCGAGGCGGTTTGGACCCGCGCGGCCATCCTGGGGCGCGAGGATGTCATGGCTCGCCGGGCGCCCGAACTGGCCAAGGCGCGGCCCGCCCTGGCCAAGGATCTGGCAGCCTGGAGCGGCGAAACGGACGCAGCCCGCAGGAGGGGCCTGGCTTTTCTCCTGATCTGGGATCACCGCCTCTGGCCCCAGCTTCTCAGCTATCGAGAAGAGGCCTTCCAATACGGCACCCTCTATGCCCGTTGGCAGGGGCCTCCGGAGGCCAGCAAGGAGACGGAGGCGGGCCGGAAGGGCGATGCCGAGGCTCCTCCCCGGGGCCTCACTGGCTATGCTTTGACGCTGTCGCCGACCTTCTTGGATGCCGCCGCGGATCGCGAGGGTGTGGCTGAAGCGGCGCAGGTACCTGCACCCCTCACCTGGTTTTGCGATCAGGCCCTGGCTTTGGCCCAGGCCCGACCCAAGGATCCGCTGGCCCCTGGGGCCCTCTCGAAGGCCGTGCGGGCGTCCAGGAACGCGAACCGAGATGCCCGCAGTGCGGGCCTGGTGCTGAGGGCCTTCCGGCTATTGCACAAGGACTACGAAGGCACTGCCGCCGCCAAGGAGGCCAGCGTCTACCACTGAGCTTCGCGGGACAAACGGGGCGGGCCTACTTGGCCTGCTCCGTGCGCACCACCAGCACATCGCAGGGGGCCAGCCGCACCACGCGGGCGGCCGTGCTGCCGAACAGCAGCCGCTCCAGGGTAGAGTGCCCCACCTGGGCCACCACCAGCAGGGTGTCGGGGTCGGCTTCAGAGACCAGTTCCTCGGCGGGGCCGCCCCATTTCACGAGGGCGGTGGCGCCGGGATAGGGGCTGACCCAGTTCTCCAGTTGCTCGCGAGCATGATCCTCCATGGCGTGCAGCCAAGCAGGGTCGGGCAGAGCGATCTGGGCCTCCGGCAGCATGGGTGCTGGAGATTGCAGCACGTGCATGGCCACCAGGGGCACCCCAAGACGGGTGGCCCAACTGCCTGCACGTTCCAGGGCCTGCTTTGAAGCCTCAGAAAAATCCACACCTGCCAGCACACGCTTCATCACGGCGACCTCCGCTCGGGTACCCAAAGATAAGTCCATGGTCCTCAATGAGCCTGGGAAAAGTTCAAGATTGGGGGTTGAAATAGAAGTTGTAACACCTAAAATGAAACCGGGAGGCACCATGATCACGCTTCGACCCGCTGGTTCCCGAGGCCATTTTGATTTCGGCTGGCTGGATACCCATCACACCTTCTCCTTTGGCGAGTACTACGACCCAGCCCATGAACAGTTCCATGCGCTCCGCGTGCTGAACGAGGACCGGGTGCGGCCCGGTAAGGGCTTCGGCACCCATGGCCACCGGGACATGGAGATCCTCACCTGGGTGCTCTCCGGCGCACTGGAGCACCGCGACAGCCTGGGCACCCACGGCGTCATCCGGCCTGGCGAAGCCCAGGTGATGAGCGCAGGTACCGGCATCCGCCACAGCGAGTTCAACGCTTCGGACACAGAGCCTGTGCACTTCCTCCAGATCTGGATGCTGCCTGAACGGGCCGGCCTTGCCCCGCGCTACGACCAGAAGGCTTTTCAGGACGAGGACCTTCGCAATGCCTTCCGCCTCATCGCCAGCCGAGAGGGAGCGGATGGGGCGGTGCAGGTCTTCCAGGATGTGAAGGTCTACGTGGCGCGGCTGGATCCCGGTCATGAGACGCAGGCCCCTTTACCGCCGGGGCGCGCCGGATTCATGCAGGTGGCCTCCGGAGCCCTCACTTTGAATGGACAGGCCATGGCTGCGGGGGATGGCGCCCGGGTGGAGGAAGAATCAGCTCCCGTCATTCGGGCCACCTCCCCCGCTGAAGTCCTCTTCTTCGACCTTGTCTGATCCCTGTTTCCCGGGAGTTTCCATGCGCTTCAAACCCGTTGTGTCCCTCGTCCCCGGCCAGCCCACCCAGGATGGCAACCGCGTGCCCCTCACCCGTCTGGTGCCAGGTCAGGGCCAGCGCGGTGACGCGGCCTTCCGCGCCATGGACCCTTTCCTGCTCATGGACCATTTCGGCCCCATGGTGCTGCCCCCGGGCACGGATGCGGGCTTCCCGCCCCATCCGCACAAGGGCTTCCAGACGCTCACCTACTTGATCCAGGGGGCTTTCCGCCATCGCGACAGCACGGGCGGTTCGGGGCTGCTGCGGCCCGGCGGTGCCCAGCTCATGAATGCTGGTTCAGGCATCGTCCACGAGGAGATGCCGGTGCCTGAGCATCTGGAAACCGGTGGTGCCATCGAGGGCGTGCAGCTCTGGATCAACCTGCCCAAGGCCCACAAGGGGTCGGCGCCCGGCTATACGGACCTGCAGCCGGACTCGATGCCGTGGCAGGCCCTGCGAGGGGGACGCATCCGCGTCCTCGCCGGCCGTTGGGCTGGCATCACCGGCCCCACCCAAACTCCTGCCCAGATTGCCTACGCGCACCTCGAACTGGAACCCGGTGCGCGATTCGAGCACGTCATACCCGCAGGCTGGCTCACGGCAGTGGTGCCTCTGCACGGGGCGGTGAGGGTGGAGGGGACTGCCGTGGCGGCGGATACGGTGGCGCTGCTGGGCGAGGGCGAAGCCCTTGCCGTGGAGGCTTCGGAACCCGCCAGCCTCATGCTGCTCGCGGGACAGCCGCTGGGCGAACCCATCGCCCACTATGGCCCTTTCGTGATGAACACCCGGGCTGAAATCGAGCAGGCGATCCTCGATTACCAGCAGGGCCGCATGGGCCATCTGGATTGAATTTCAGCCACGGTCCGGTCTGCCGATGGGATAATGAAACCCACCCTCGGTGCACAACATGTCCCACCCCTCAAGCGGCCTTCCCGCGGACGGCGCGGATCCTACCGGCGCGTCCCAACTGACGCAGGATCTCGTCGTCCTCGAGCGGGTGATTGGCCGTTCCGCCGCTGGGGCCGCCCGTACGTCGGTGCGGGTGCAGGCCCTGGCGCGGGACATCGATCAGATCTTGTCCAGCACTCGGGACATCCAGCAGACGCTGGAGGGCCTGGGGGAGAACATCTCCGAATCTGCCGCAGCGGCAGAAGAAGGGGCTGAATCCACCCGGCGCATGGCGGACCTCACCCTTCAGGGACGCCAAGAAAGCGACCAGGCCGTGGCCACCGTGCGCCAGTTGCAACAGCAGACCCAGATCACTTCGGAGCGGCTGGAATCCCTCATGGGGCACATCCTCAAGGTGAATGAGGTGTCCCAGGTGATCGGGGAGATCGCTGACCGAACGGGTCTGCTGAGCCTCAATGCCGCCATCGAGGCGGCCCACGCCGGGGCCGCTGGGCGCGGTTTCGCCGTCGTGGCGGAAGAGGTGCGGAAGCTGGCCGATCGCACGTCCAAGCAGACCGAGGAAATCGGCGCCCTGCTGGAAGCCATCCGCAAAGACCTGGAACCCGCGCGGGAGGCCATGGGGCAGAGCCTCACCTTGGCCTCGGAAACGCGCACCCAGGTGGAGGCGGTGGAGCAGCGCTTCACCGGCATCGCCGACCTGGCGGAATCCACCGCAGGCAACGTCTCCAGCATCGCCCGCACCTCGGCGCAGGAACACCTCGCCGCCAAGACGCTGGTGGATGCCTCCGGAAAATTGCTTGAATCCACAGACACCCTCAAGGCTGGGGCCGATGCCGTGGCCCAGGATGCCTTCCGCCTGTCCTACCTCTCCGAGGAAGGCCATCGCCATCTGGCAGGCTACGATACGGGTTCACTTTTCCACCGGGCCCTGCGGTTGTCACAGGACCTGGCGCTCACAGGGGCGTCCATTCTCGAAGCGCCGCTGGCGGAGGGACGGCTTCGCGAGGCCGATCTCCTGGCCCTGGACTACCGTGAAATCCGGGGGGCGGAGATCCAGAGCCTCTCGCGGTTCTTCAACGTGCTGCGGGTGCCCCCGGAGGGTTTCACGCCGCCCAAGTACCGCACGGCCTACGATGCCCTGGTGGAGCGCCCGCTGCAGGAGGCCTTTGACCGCATCCTGGACCAGGAACCTCGCCTCACCTTCGCTCTGCTCATCGACCTCAACAGCTACGCGCCCTCCCACAACAAGCGCTTCTCCCAGGATTGGACGGGCCAGGCGGATAAGGATCTGGCGGGCAACCGCGTGAAGCGCTTCTTCACGGACAACCGCGTGTTGGTGCGCGGCGCGCGCCACGGGCTGGGCGAGGCCGCCGAGGCGCTGCCGGACCGGGCCAGTCGCGCCGATTTCCAGCGGGTGGCCAGCCTTCAGCAGAGCTCGGCCAATCCCCAGGATTTCCTGGTGCAGACCTACGCCCGCGACACCGGCGCCATCATCACGGTCCTCACCCTGCCCCTGCATGTGTGCGGCCAGCGCTGGGGCGCCACCCTGCTGGGTTGGTCGAGTGAGGACTGATACCGTTTGCCTTCAATCGAAAGAATCCACCACGGAGGCGCGGAGCATGGGCACACAGGAGGCGGCGGAGCCAGATGCCCGCGAAGGGATCTGGATCCGCCGCCTCCTGTGGCTTCCGGCTTTGCCGGAAGCGGCCTTTGGCCTGCCCGTGACGGAGGAGCACTGAGGCCTCCGTGCCACCTCAGTGGGCTCAGTGTTTCCGTGGTGGATCTTTATTGATGATGGCGACTTGGTAGGAGGGGCTTCAGATGGGCTTGGCCTCGAGCTTCCGTTCCAGGGTGTAGCTTCCCAGGGCCAGCTTGCCGAGGGCGCGCGCCAGGGCCTCCCGGCTGCAGGCCAGCTCGGTGCTCCAGGCCTCCAGGGGCAGCTCGCCGCCCTCGGGGTGGGCCTCAGTCCAGGTTTGCCAGAGCAAGGCCAGGGCGGCCGCATCCGGTTCCTGGCGATCCCGCCAGCTGCGCTCCTGGGGGCGTCTGGGTTCATAGAAGGCGGTGCCCTTCAGCTTGTCGGGGAGGAAGGTCTGCTCCCGGTCGTAGTCGTCGTGGGAGTAGTGGTAGCCCGCGCCGCGCCCGGCCTTGCGCGCGGTCGACGTATGGGCGTCGCGGATGGCTTCGGGAATGGGTGCGTCGTCCGCAGCCAGGGCGGCGTCCACAGCCAGGACGGTGGCATTGCTCTTGGCGGCATTGGCCACGTAGATGATCGCCTGGGCCAGGGGAATGCGGGCCTCGGGCCAGCCGATCTGCTCCACCGCGCGGCTGGCGGCCTCGGCGAGGATGAAGGCCTGGGGATCGGCGTTGCCCACATCCTCCGCGGCACAGACCATGAGCCGCCGGGCGATGAAGCGGGGATCCTCACCGCCACGGATCATGCGGCTCAGGTAGTAGAGGGCGGCATCGGCATCAGAGCCGCGCAGGCTCTTCTGAAAAGCGGAGGCCAGGTCGTAGTGGCCATCGGCGCGGTCGAACATCATGCGGCCACCCAGGGCGCCCTGGAGGGATTCCAGATCGGGATCAGGCATCTCCATCCAGGTTTCCAGGCCCGAGAGCGCCGAGCGCAGATCACCGCCGGCCCAGTGGGACAGCCACTCGAAGACCTCCGAAGGTTCTGGCTGGTTGGCCCGTTCCTTCGCCCAGGCCCGCTTCAGCACCTGCTGGATGTGGACCGGTTCCAACGCCTTCAGCGCGATGAGCTGGCACCGGCTGCGCAACGCCGGGTTCAGGTAGAAGGCCGGATTCTCCGTCGTGGCGCCGATGAGCACGGCCTCGCCGCGTTCCAGGAAGGGCAGCAAAATATCCTGTTGCGCCCGGTTGAAGCGGTGGATCTCATCCAGGAACACCACAGGCGGCACGCTGCGGAACAGGGGCATCTCACGGCTGTCTGCCAGGAATTTCTTCAGCTCCGCGGCGCTGCCGCTGACGCCGGAGAACTCCATGAAGCCATGGCCCGTGGCTTCGGCCAGGATGCGGGCCAGGGTGGTTTTCCCCGTGCCGGGCGGACCCCACATCACCATGGACGGCAGCCGCCCGCCCGCGGTGAGCCGTGTCAGGGCCCCCTTCGGCCCCAGCAGGTGGGACTGGCCCACCACCTCGTCGAGGGTGGCCGGGCGCAGGCGTTCGGGGAGGGGAACGTGGGACATGGCGATCTCCAGCCTATCAGCCCAGCTGTGCTAGGCTCCCCGCATGCCCAACCTTCCCGCCTACGAACGTGACCCCTTTGCCACCGCCCTGGAGACCCGCATCCTCGACCATGGCGAGGAAAAAGGCCGACCCTTCGTGGTGCTGGAGGACACGCTCTTCTATCCTGAAGGTGGCGGCCAGCCCTGCGACTTTGGCACCGTGAACGGCGTCGCCTTGGTGGATGTCCAGAAGCGCGGCGGCGAGATCCGCCACTA
This sequence is a window from Geothrix sp. PMB-07. Protein-coding genes within it:
- a CDS encoding universal stress protein, which gives rise to MKRVLAGVDFSEASKQALERAGSWATRLGVPLVAMHVLQSPAPMLPEAQIALPDPAWLHAMEDHAREQLENWVSPYPGATALVKWGGPAEELVSEADPDTLLVVAQVGHSTLERLLFGSTAARVVRLAPCDVLVVRTEQAK
- a CDS encoding pirin family protein — protein: MITLRPAGSRGHFDFGWLDTHHTFSFGEYYDPAHEQFHALRVLNEDRVRPGKGFGTHGHRDMEILTWVLSGALEHRDSLGTHGVIRPGEAQVMSAGTGIRHSEFNASDTEPVHFLQIWMLPERAGLAPRYDQKAFQDEDLRNAFRLIASREGADGAVQVFQDVKVYVARLDPGHETQAPLPPGRAGFMQVASGALTLNGQAMAAGDGARVEEESAPVIRATSPAEVLFFDLV
- a CDS encoding pirin family protein, with product MRFKPVVSLVPGQPTQDGNRVPLTRLVPGQGQRGDAAFRAMDPFLLMDHFGPMVLPPGTDAGFPPHPHKGFQTLTYLIQGAFRHRDSTGGSGLLRPGGAQLMNAGSGIVHEEMPVPEHLETGGAIEGVQLWINLPKAHKGSAPGYTDLQPDSMPWQALRGGRIRVLAGRWAGITGPTQTPAQIAYAHLELEPGARFEHVIPAGWLTAVVPLHGAVRVEGTAVAADTVALLGEGEALAVEASEPASLMLLAGQPLGEPIAHYGPFVMNTRAEIEQAILDYQQGRMGHLD
- a CDS encoding methyl-accepting chemotaxis protein; the encoded protein is MSHPSSGLPADGADPTGASQLTQDLVVLERVIGRSAAGAARTSVRVQALARDIDQILSSTRDIQQTLEGLGENISESAAAAEEGAESTRRMADLTLQGRQESDQAVATVRQLQQQTQITSERLESLMGHILKVNEVSQVIGEIADRTGLLSLNAAIEAAHAGAAGRGFAVVAEEVRKLADRTSKQTEEIGALLEAIRKDLEPAREAMGQSLTLASETRTQVEAVEQRFTGIADLAESTAGNVSSIARTSAQEHLAAKTLVDASGKLLESTDTLKAGADAVAQDAFRLSYLSEEGHRHLAGYDTGSLFHRALRLSQDLALTGASILEAPLAEGRLREADLLALDYREIRGAEIQSLSRFFNVLRVPPEGFTPPKYRTAYDALVERPLQEAFDRILDQEPRLTFALLIDLNSYAPSHNKRFSQDWTGQADKDLAGNRVKRFFTDNRVLVRGARHGLGEAAEALPDRASRADFQRVASLQQSSANPQDFLVQTYARDTGAIITVLTLPLHVCGQRWGATLLGWSSED
- a CDS encoding replication-associated recombination protein A; translation: MSHVPLPERLRPATLDEVVGQSHLLGPKGALTRLTAGGRLPSMVMWGPPGTGKTTLARILAEATGHGFMEFSGVSGSAAELKKFLADSREMPLFRSVPPVVFLDEIHRFNRAQQDILLPFLERGEAVLIGATTENPAFYLNPALRSRCQLIALKALEPVHIQQVLKRAWAKERANQPEPSEVFEWLSHWAGGDLRSALSGLETWMEMPDPDLESLQGALGGRMMFDRADGHYDLASAFQKSLRGSDADAALYYLSRMIRGGEDPRFIARRLMVCAAEDVGNADPQAFILAEAASRAVEQIGWPEARIPLAQAIIYVANAAKSNATVLAVDAALAADDAPIPEAIRDAHTSTARKAGRGAGYHYSHDDYDREQTFLPDKLKGTAFYEPRRPQERSWRDRQEPDAAALALLWQTWTEAHPEGGELPLEAWSTELACSREALARALGKLALGSYTLERKLEAKPI